A genomic window from Diospyros lotus cultivar Yz01 chromosome 2, ASM1463336v1, whole genome shotgun sequence includes:
- the LOC127793957 gene encoding uncharacterized protein LOC127793957 yields the protein MRRASVLASSALYRALIPVHDGSAVLQSRLIQSALYGTIPTAGASSRRRWISSGAYARLGSMALAGALASVAGATSLFQEAYAKELPPAELLPKEVVLYQYEACPFCNKVKAFLDYYDIPYKVVEVNPISKKEIKWSDYKKVPILMVDGEQLVDSSDIIDKLGSKILPGKSFHSIPDDNEEKKWRRWVDNHLVHVLSPNIYRNTSEALESFDYITSNGNFGFTEKLTVKYAGAAAMYFVSKNLKKKYNITDERAALYEAAETWVDALNGRDFLGGSKPNLADLAVFGVLRPIRYLRAGRDMVEHTRIGDWFSRMETVVGESSRIKAA from the exons ATGAGAAGAGCATCCGTTCTCGCCTCCTCCGCCCTCTACCGAGCTCTCATTCCCGTCCACGACGGCTCTGCCGTTCTCCAGAGCAGGCTCATACAGTCCGCCTTGTATGGAACCATCCCTACCGCCGGAGCCTCCTCTCGCCGTCGGTGGATTTCTTCCGGCGCCTATGCGAGGCTTGGATCTATGGCGCTCGCCGGAGCCCTGGCATCGGTCGCTGGAGCCACGTCACTGTTTCAGGAGGCGTACGCCAAGGAGCTTCCCCCGGCGGAGCTTCTCCCGAAGGAGGTTGTTCTCTATCAATACGAGGCTTGCCCTTTCTGTAACAAGGTCAAAG CATTCttggattattatgacatacCGTACAAAGTTGTGGAGGTCAACCCTATTAgtaaaaaggaaattaaatgGTCTGATTATAAGAAGGTGCCAATATTGATGGTGGATGGCGAGCAGCTTGTTGATTCATCAG ATATAATTGATAAGCTGGGCAGCAAGATTCTTCCTGGGAAATCCTTCCATTCAATCCCTGATGATAATGAAGAGAAAAAGTGGCGCAG GTGGGTCGACAATCATTTGGTGCATGTTCTATCTCCAAATATCTACAGGAATACTTCTGAGGCTTTGGAGTCCTTTGACTATATAACCAGCAATG GTAATTTTGGCTTCACAGAGAAACTCACCGTGAAGTATGCTGGAGCTGCTGCCATGTATTTTGTGTCGAAGAAtctgaagaagaaatataacATTACTGATGAACGTGCGGCCTTGTATGAAGCTGCAGAAACTTGGGTGGATGCACTCAATGGGCGGGACTTTCTAG GGGGCTCAAAGCCTAATTTAGCCGATCTTGCTGTGTTTGGAGTTTTGAGACCTATCCGCTATCTAAGAGCTGGGAGAGACATGGTGGAGCACACACGAATTGGTGACTGGTTCTCAAGAATGGAGACCGTTGTGGGAGAGTCTTCAAGGATCAAAGCAGCTTAA
- the LOC127795660 gene encoding translocon at the outer membrane of chloroplasts 64 codes for MASSSANLWVLLGLGLAGILIVTRRLKKAVKEDFGAFVERFQLLPPPQPAPPKAPHPLTGLTFAVSDVFDVEGFITGFGHLDWVQTHEIASRTSPVVSALVDSGATCVGKTVVDEMAYSISGENKYYGTPTNPAAPARIPGGSSCGAAVVVAASLADFSLGIDTDGGVRVPAGFCGVLGFRPSYGAASQIGIIPVSSSFDTVAWFAKDPSVLRRVGHVLLQLPFAVQRNPRNIIIADDCFQLLKIPGDHVAQTVIKSTEKLFGRQVLRHENLGEYLDSRLPSLKAFYQEKSNGEAKYCSLRSLANVMELVKRHEFKKNHEEWVSSAKPTLNPLIAAQILEKLEMSDKEIEECHTIRNKMRATLNSFLMDDGILVIPTVADPPPKLGGKEVLSSDYLRRAFSLLSLASVSGCCQVTIPLGFHDKCPVSVSLIARHGGDRFLLDTAQIMYASLQEQADLVAKSKISAKVVSQETSAEIAKEKGNQAFKEKQWLKAIGFYSEAIKLSNGNNATYFSNRAAAYLELGSFIQAQDDCTKAINLDKKNVKAYLRRGTAREMLGFYKEAIEDFKYALVLEPTNKRAATCADRLRKLFQ; via the exons ATGGCGTCTTCGTCGGCCAATCTCTGGGTGTTGTTGGGGCTGGGCTTGGCCGGAATCCTGATAGTCACGAGGCGGCTAAAGAAAGCGGTGAAGGAAGATTTTGGAGCATTTGTGGAGAGGTTTCAGCTACTCCCTCCTCCTCAGCCCGCTCCTCCCAAAGCCCCTCACCCATTGACTGGCCTCACCTTCGCCGTTTCGGATGT ATTTGATGTTGAAGGATTTATAACTGGTTTTGGCCACTTAGACTGGGTACAGACACATGAAATTGCTTCTCGAACTTCTCCTGTTGTTTCAGCTCTTGTTGACAGTGGCGCTACATGTGTTGGGAAAACAGTCGTGGATGAAATGGCATATAG TATCAGTGGAGAAAATAAGTATTATGGCACACCTACCAATCCTGCTGCTCCTGCAAGAATACCAGGAGGATCATCTTGTGGAGCTGCTGTAGTTGTGGCTGCCAGTCTTGCTGACTTCTCCTTAG GAATCGATACGGATGGTGGTGTGAGAGTCCCTGCTGGATTTTGTGGTGTGTTGGGGTTTCGACCCTCATATGGGGCTGCGTCTCAGATTGGGATTATTCCCGTCTCATCAAGTTTTGACACCGTTG CATGGTTCGCAAAGGATCCCAGTGTTCTCCGTCGTGTTGGGCACGTGCTGCTGCAACTGCCATTTGCAGTTCAACGTAATCCTAGGAATATTATTATAGCTGATGATTGTTTTCAATTACTAAAGATACCTGGTGATCATGTTGCCCAGACGGTGATTAAATCCACTGAAAAGCTATTTGGGA GACAAGTTCTGAGGCATGAAAATCTTGGAGAATATTTGGATTCTAGACTTCCTAGCTTGAAAGCCTTTTACCAGGAGAAGTCAAATGGTGAAGCAAAATATTGTTCCTTAAGATCACTAGCAAATGTCATGGAATTAGTTAAAAG GCACGAGTTCAAAAAGAACCATGAAGAGTGGGTCAGCTCAGCAAAGCCTACTTTAAATCCTCTTATTGCTGCACAAATACTTGAAAAGTTGGAGATGTCAGATAAGGAGATTGAGGAATGTCATACAATAAGGAACAAGATGCGTGCAACCTTGAACTCTTTTCTAATG GATGATGGTATATTGGTGATCCCTACAGTTGCTGACCCTCCTCCAAAGCTGGGTGGGAAGGAGGTTTTGTCCTCTGATTACCTGCGTCGTGCATTTAGTTTGTTGAGTTTGGCTAGCGTGTCAGGTTGTTGTCAG GTCACTATACCGCTGGGATTTCATGACAAATGCCCAGTTTCCGTTTCTCTTATTGCTAGGCATGGAGGTGATCGGTTTTTGCTAGACACTGCACAGATCATGTATGCTTCCCTGCAGGAGCAGGCTGATCTAGTTGCTAAGTCCAAAATATCTGCTAAAGTAGTCAGCCAGGAAACATCTGCTGAGATAGCTAAAGAAAAG GGTAACCAAGCATTCAAAGAGAAACAGTGGCTGAAGGCAATCGGCTTTTATTCAGAAGCCATCAAACTCAGCAATGGCAATAATGCAACATACTTTAGTAATAGGGCTGCAGCTTATCTGGAATTAGGAAG CTTCATCCAAGCTCAAGATGATTGTACTAAGGCCATCAATCTAGATAAAAAG AATGTAAAAGCGTATCTGAGAAGAGGCACAGCTAGAGAGATGCTTGGCTTTTATAAAGAGGCCATTGAAG ATTTCAAATATGCACTTGTTCTTGAGCCGACCAACAAAAGAGCAGCCACCTGCGCTGACAGGTTAAGGAAGTTGTTTCAGTAG